The following DNA comes from Enterobacteriaceae endosymbiont of Donacia clavipes.
AATTAAGTTAGAATTTAATTTAAAAGTAAATGTAGGTATATTAGGATTACCTAATATAGGAAAATCAACATTTATAAAAAAAATATCTTCTGCTAATACTAAAATTGGTGATTATTTTTTTACAACAACAGAACCTGTTTTAGGTATTGTCAAAAATAAACTCAATAATACTTTTTTTTCAATATTAGATGTACCTGGTATTATAAAAAAATCTTCAGTTGGTAAAGGATTAGGATTAAATTTTCTTAAACATTTTAAACATTGTAATTTAATATTACATTTTATAGATATATCAATAATTAATAATAAGTATAAAATAACTAATACTATAAATACTATTAATTTTGAAATTCAAAAATTTAATAAAAAAATTCTTTTAAAAGATCAATGGTTAATTTTCAATAAAATTGATTTATTTGATAATATAAATAATTTAAAATTTTATATTAATAATATATTATTAAATTTTAAATTTATAAAAAGATATTATTTAATATCATCTAAAAAAAATATTGGAATT
Coding sequences within:
- the cgtA gene encoding Obg family GTPase CgtA, whose translation is MKFFDKAIIYIKSGKGGDGCISFHRAKYIPKGGPDGGNGGKGGNIYFISNNNINTLINLHCQNLYISENGLHGKNCQRTGKNGKNLIIQIPIGTKITDIKKNITLVSLNKNNQTFLIAKGGKGGLGNINFKSSINRTPYKRTKGSLGEKKKIKLEFNLKVNVGILGLPNIGKSTFIKKISSANTKIGDYFFTTTEPVLGIVKNKLNNTFFSILDVPGIIKKSSVGKGLGLNFLKHFKHCNLILHFIDISIINNKYKITNTINTINFEIQKFNKKILLKDQWLIFNKIDLFDNINNLKFYINNILLNFKFIKRYYLISSKKNIGIKKLCIDIFKYLYN